A genomic window from Camelina sativa cultivar DH55 chromosome 2, Cs, whole genome shotgun sequence includes:
- the LOC104720210 gene encoding uncharacterized protein LOC104720210, with the protein MGGGQGIPSQFSMPLNPDLMSMFMNMAGNTFPGNHSHNEGGAGAGADGNRNGSDEPEIRLGGNINIDLGGTEQMPEDISGALRSMMQMFGGGSQGGTGSNNPQ; encoded by the coding sequence ATGGGAGGAGGACAGGGAATACCATCTCAGTTCTCAATGCCTTTAAACCCCGACTTGATGAGCATGTTCATGAACATGGCGGGAAACACATTCCCGGGAAATCATTCTCATAACGAGGGAGGAGCAGGAGCAGGAGCAGATGGAAACAGAAATGGTTCGGATGAGCCTGAGATTCGTTTAGGTGGGAATATCAACATCGATCTCGGAGGCACAGAGCAAATGCCAGAAGACATATCAGGTGCATTACGATCAATGATGCAGATGTTTGGAGGAGGATCACAGGGAGGCACTGGTTCTAATAATCCTCAATAA
- the LOC104720220 gene encoding uncharacterized protein At4g08330, chloroplastic, whose amino-acid sequence MERSASVGVNDGRFGGNHFYSPSFSSSSSMRHVNYSCGSCGYELNLSSTNRITSTIGSKYGKSMKSGIISFFNIDEGRFSQVDEFQCMPHFSRYSWGLFRRRTKLLCRKCNNYIGNASQEKAPPEYALVTQNSDPTSPRTGSVTKYDIRIRSLQPSSAVALM is encoded by the exons ATGGAGAGATCGGCGTCGGTGGGTGTTAACGACGGCCGTTTTGGTGGAAACCATTTCTAttctccatctttctcttcgtcttcttccatgAGACATGTCAATTACAG TTGCGGATCTTGTGGGTATGAACTGAACTTGAGCTCCACTAATCGAATCACATCAACAATCGGATCAAAATATGGCAAGTCCATGAAGAGTGGAATCATATCCTTCTTCAACATCGACGAGGGTAGATTTAGTCAGGTCGATGAGTTCCAATGCATGCCACACTTCTCCAGATACTCTTGGGGTTTGTTCAGACGTAGAACTAAGCTTCTCTGTCGCAAATGTAATAACTATATCGGCAATGCTTCTCAGGAGAAGGCTCCTCCTGAGTATGCACTTGTAACGCAGAACTCAGATCCGACATCGCCTAGGACTGGTAGTGTTACAAAGTACGATATCAGGATCCGCTCGCTTCAACCCTCTTCTGCTGTCGCGTTAATGTGA